In Aerococcus loyolae, a genomic segment contains:
- a CDS encoding aryl-sulfate sulfotransferase, with translation MTETATYTYKEHLIEKQRKAEEAMLEEFHLGDYTLDNPLVKYNAYLINPLSAVVLFKTEEPTAITVRVLGKTEEADIFQTFPVGTEHVLPIVGLYPEYENKVEIYPYQTPSKKHTVTIPVGEVEGTDLVNSIETTPEYMQDNIMFLCPANYALAIAVDYAGDVRLKLDVPMVWDVKVLENGHLLMSSDRLTSMPYFMSGMYEFSAVGKIYTEYRVPTGFHHDCCVLPNGDIIALTCNHENSTVEDQLVVVDKDTGVVKRTINYIDFLKPGAQKSGSWSEEDWFHNNAVWYDEHTNSLTLSGRHVNAMVNIDFDTEEINWIISDPDGWPEEYHKYLFTPVGDGEFDWQYEQHANLITPDGDVMCFDNHHYGAQDPDKYLTPEESYSRGVRYKIDTETMEIEQVWQYGKERGYEFFSPYICNVVYYNEDHYLIHSGGIAYDGQGNPSKELGPFAMQEDPDAKLESITVEWNHGVKEYELSVRSNYYRAEKFPLYSKKGGEYDLQLGAGRVLGYLGETAQMDYDIPAEEVNEPVPEKVDVRLTDEEDMFTFEAMFEKGQLVMLVLEGEEDTRRYFISTAKGHRGAMCAGTFLPKDDRETRTVVTKYGFDKGEYKVKLIIDDKKYDTGLTIKG, from the coding sequence ATGACAGAAACAGCAACCTATACCTATAAAGAACACCTGATTGAAAAACAAAGAAAAGCCGAAGAGGCTATGTTAGAAGAGTTTCACTTGGGTGACTATACCCTAGATAATCCCTTAGTGAAATACAATGCCTATCTCATTAACCCCTTATCTGCAGTGGTTCTCTTCAAGACCGAAGAACCTACCGCGATTACTGTCCGTGTCTTAGGTAAAACTGAAGAAGCAGATATCTTCCAAACCTTCCCAGTAGGGACTGAACATGTGCTACCTATTGTGGGACTCTACCCTGAATATGAAAACAAGGTGGAAATTTATCCTTACCAAACCCCTTCCAAAAAACATACAGTGACCATTCCAGTGGGCGAAGTGGAAGGTACCGACCTGGTGAATTCGATTGAAACCACTCCAGAATACATGCAGGACAATATCATGTTCCTCTGTCCGGCTAACTATGCCTTAGCCATCGCGGTTGACTATGCGGGTGACGTGCGCTTGAAATTAGATGTACCGATGGTCTGGGATGTTAAGGTGCTAGAAAATGGTCACTTACTCATGTCCAGTGACCGCTTGACCTCTATGCCATACTTCATGAGTGGGATGTATGAATTTTCAGCCGTAGGTAAGATTTATACCGAATACCGGGTACCTACCGGCTTCCACCACGACTGCTGTGTCTTACCTAACGGAGACATCATCGCTTTAACCTGTAACCATGAAAACAGTACCGTGGAAGACCAACTAGTGGTAGTGGATAAAGATACCGGTGTGGTAAAACGGACCATTAACTATATTGATTTCTTAAAACCTGGTGCCCAAAAATCAGGCTCCTGGTCAGAAGAAGACTGGTTCCACAACAATGCTGTCTGGTATGACGAACACACCAATTCCCTAACCTTATCTGGTCGTCACGTTAATGCCATGGTTAACATTGACTTCGATACTGAAGAAATTAACTGGATTATTTCTGATCCCGATGGCTGGCCAGAAGAATACCACAAGTATCTCTTCACTCCAGTGGGCGACGGTGAATTTGACTGGCAATATGAACAACATGCCAACTTAATTACTCCTGATGGTGACGTTATGTGCTTTGACAACCACCATTACGGGGCTCAAGACCCAGACAAGTACTTAACACCAGAAGAATCCTATTCACGTGGGGTCCGTTACAAGATTGATACCGAAACCATGGAAATTGAACAAGTCTGGCAATATGGTAAAGAACGTGGTTATGAATTCTTCTCACCATATATCTGTAACGTGGTTTACTATAATGAAGACCACTACCTCATTCATTCCGGCGGTATTGCTTATGACGGCCAAGGCAACCCATCCAAAGAATTAGGGCCATTTGCTATGCAAGAAGATCCTGATGCTAAATTAGAATCCATTACCGTTGAATGGAACCATGGCGTTAAGGAATATGAATTAAGCGTGCGTTCTAACTACTACCGGGCTGAGAAATTCCCACTATATTCTAAGAAGGGTGGCGAATATGACCTACAATTAGGCGCTGGTCGTGTCCTCGGTTACTTAGGTGAAACCGCGCAAATGGACTATGACATTCCAGCTGAAGAAGTCAATGAACCAGTCCCAGAAAAGGTCGATGTTCGTCTAACTGATGAAGAAGATATGTTTACCTTTGAAGCCATGTTTGAAAAAGGTCAATTGGTCATGTTAGTTCTTGAAGGCGAAGAAGATACCCGTCGTTACTTCATCTCAACTGCTAAGGGGCACCGTGGAGCTATGTGTGCCGGGACCTTCCTACCTAAGGATGACCGGGAAACTCGGACTGTGGTCACCAAATACGGTTTTGATAAGGGAGAGTACAAGGTCAAATTGATCATCGATGACAAGAAATATGATACTGGCCTAACCATTAAGGGTTAA
- a CDS encoding YeiH family protein, with amino-acid sequence MDILKKKSFWLSFILLLLVSLFAKWLSGFPGLSLIGHLVIALIIGMVLQASGQLKGIAKGGSGFISNKFLRLGIILMGFRLNLEVLAQHGVKTITLAIVVIAFTIGLIYSLAKAAGIERKLSLLSASGCGICGAAAVLGLSPIIETDEDDEVISVAVVAILGTIFTLIMVLLRPVMGLTDVQFGVLAGGSLHEIAHAVAAGAAGGAASENIAVIVKLSRVLMLAPVSLIFSYIASRRSDGNSHAKIQWPWFMLGFIISSAIGTYAGLSEAIVGHLVDLAYILLGMAMAALGVNVNFKVVFEKGQKVFAVCFAGSVALFALVFVAAKMFF; translated from the coding sequence ATGGACATTTTGAAAAAGAAGAGCTTCTGGCTCTCATTTATTCTGTTATTATTAGTATCATTATTTGCTAAATGGCTATCAGGCTTCCCTGGATTATCCTTAATTGGTCACTTAGTGATTGCTTTAATTATTGGGATGGTTTTACAAGCATCCGGTCAATTAAAGGGAATCGCCAAAGGAGGCTCAGGCTTTATCTCTAACAAGTTCTTACGCTTGGGGATTATCTTGATGGGTTTTCGTCTCAACCTGGAAGTGCTGGCTCAACACGGGGTCAAGACTATTACCCTGGCTATTGTGGTAATTGCCTTTACAATTGGCTTGATTTATAGCCTAGCTAAGGCTGCAGGGATTGAACGCAAATTATCCCTCTTATCCGCTTCTGGTTGTGGGATCTGTGGGGCAGCCGCAGTTCTTGGTTTATCGCCCATTATTGAAACGGATGAGGACGATGAGGTGATTTCTGTTGCCGTAGTCGCTATTCTGGGGACCATTTTCACCTTGATTATGGTGCTCTTACGTCCAGTCATGGGCTTAACCGATGTTCAGTTTGGGGTCCTAGCTGGTGGCTCCTTACATGAGATTGCCCATGCAGTCGCTGCCGGGGCTGCAGGGGGAGCGGCTTCAGAAAATATTGCCGTGATTGTTAAGTTATCACGGGTATTAATGTTAGCACCCGTATCCTTGATTTTCTCTTATATTGCTAGTCGCCGTAGTGATGGCAATAGCCATGCCAAGATTCAATGGCCATGGTTCATGTTAGGTTTCATCATTTCTTCAGCGATTGGGACCTATGCCGGTTTATCCGAAGCCATTGTAGGTCACTTAGTTGACCTGGCCTATATCCTTTTAGGGATGGCCATGGCTGCTTTAGGGGTAAATGTGAACTTTAAAGTTGTCTTTGAAAAGGGTCAAAAAGTCTTTGCGGTTTGCTTCGCTGGCTCAGTAGCCCTCTTTGCCCTGGTCTTTGTTGCAGCTAAAATGTTCTTTTAA
- a CDS encoding 50S ribosomal protein L25 — MKFVAKTRDAAGTSASKALRREDLVPGVVYASDLDPIKISMERPDVEKIERDLGTNSVFELEIEGQGSRTVFLREISRAAIKPIVYNISLQAIKKGEKLEVNVPVSIVGEDKLANPAGVAAINVYEVTLRIDPAKAPEYFTVDVSGLDINDSVTAGEVKFEGMEEAELITDPEEVIVSVSAPDDEPEEDAEPAVAAEPEVIGEKDSDEE; from the coding sequence ATGAAATTTGTAGCAAAAACGCGTGATGCTGCAGGAACATCCGCTTCAAAGGCTTTACGCCGTGAAGACCTAGTTCCAGGTGTCGTGTATGCTAGTGACCTAGACCCTATCAAAATTTCAATGGAACGCCCAGACGTGGAAAAAATTGAACGTGATTTAGGGACTAACTCAGTTTTCGAATTAGAAATTGAAGGACAAGGAAGCCGTACTGTTTTCCTACGTGAAATTTCTCGCGCAGCGATTAAACCAATCGTTTATAACATTAGCTTACAAGCGATCAAGAAAGGTGAAAAACTTGAGGTTAACGTTCCTGTATCTATCGTTGGCGAAGACAAGCTAGCTAACCCTGCTGGTGTGGCAGCCATCAACGTCTACGAAGTTACCTTACGTATTGACCCTGCTAAAGCGCCAGAATACTTCACTGTGGATGTTAGCGGCTTAGACATTAATGACAGCGTTACTGCCGGCGAAGTTAAATTCGAAGGTATGGAAGAAGCTGAATTAATTACCGACCCAGAAGAAGTTATCGTATCAGTCAGCGCTCCAGATGACGAACCTGAAGAAGATGCAGAACCAGCTGTAGCAGCTGAACCTGAAGTTATCGGCGAAAAAGATTCTGACGAAGAATAA
- a CDS encoding thioredoxin family protein, with translation MIKEYQQGDFKAEIAEGNVLVDFYSKTCGPCKMLSFILEDINKSHGDDLTILKVSFEENTDIVEEYSVEGYPTLVYFKDGNEITRKAGLQQKPVIEKMLEEE, from the coding sequence ATGATAAAAGAATACCAACAAGGTGATTTTAAAGCTGAAATTGCTGAGGGCAATGTTTTGGTCGATTTCTATTCGAAGACCTGTGGCCCTTGTAAAATGTTAAGTTTTATCCTAGAGGATATTAATAAAAGCCATGGGGATGACCTGACTATTCTTAAAGTGAGTTTTGAAGAAAATACTGACATCGTAGAAGAATATAGCGTCGAAGGCTATCCAACCTTAGTTTATTTTAAAGACGGTAATGAAATCACCCGTAAAGCGGGCTTACAACAAAAACCAGTGATTGAAAAAATGTTAGAGGAGGAATAA
- the thrC gene encoding threonine synthase, which produces MLYTSTRNNQLSVRSTEAVLQGLAPDGGLYVPESIPHYQGDWETMSKLSYQELAFQILSLYFDDFPEDILQSCIQAAYDDKFDDDRIAPIVGLSGHYLLELFHGPTIAFKDMALSLLPHLMKAAQKVLGRDEEIIILTATSGDTGKAAMAGFEDVSGTKIIVFYPKGGVSSIQEKQMLTQKGDNTFVFGVKGNFDDAQSKVKELFNDKDLAAELKANHSQFSSANSMNIGRLFPQVVYYFYAYGQLLKQGAIQAGDLVNFTVPTGNFGNILAGYYAKQMGLPIDRLVCASNDNTVLYDFFNSGTYDRRRPFKLTISPSMDILVSSNLERLLYYAVGQDSQAVKDLMVALQDEGHYQLGQEVQAAFDSFIGAYSDEAETRAEIERVYQEDRYLMDPHTAVASACLSKVKNQLAGASIVVSTASPFKFPAAVLESIDKGDSHLSDLELLEAVQVANGLDYPQAIQAILEADSRPERVIEVEEMETVVREIAKG; this is translated from the coding sequence ATGTTATACACCAGTACGAGAAATAATCAGCTTTCTGTTCGGTCAACGGAGGCGGTTTTACAAGGCTTAGCACCTGATGGGGGGCTTTATGTTCCTGAATCGATTCCTCATTACCAAGGCGATTGGGAGACGATGAGTAAGTTGTCCTACCAGGAACTAGCTTTTCAAATTTTAAGCCTCTATTTTGATGATTTTCCTGAGGATATTTTACAATCCTGTATCCAAGCTGCCTATGATGATAAATTTGATGATGACCGCATTGCACCGATTGTGGGCTTATCGGGCCACTATCTCTTGGAACTTTTCCATGGGCCAACGATTGCCTTTAAGGACATGGCCTTATCCTTACTGCCTCATTTAATGAAGGCTGCCCAAAAAGTCTTGGGGCGTGATGAGGAAATTATCATTTTAACCGCAACTTCAGGAGACACCGGTAAGGCCGCTATGGCTGGCTTTGAAGATGTGTCTGGTACCAAGATTATTGTCTTCTATCCTAAGGGAGGGGTTTCCAGCATTCAGGAGAAACAAATGCTGACCCAAAAAGGAGACAACACGTTTGTCTTCGGGGTTAAAGGGAACTTTGATGACGCTCAAAGTAAGGTCAAGGAGCTCTTCAATGACAAGGACTTGGCAGCTGAACTCAAGGCTAACCACAGTCAATTTTCTTCTGCCAATTCCATGAATATCGGACGCTTGTTCCCTCAAGTGGTTTACTATTTCTATGCCTATGGGCAATTACTGAAACAGGGTGCCATTCAAGCAGGGGACTTGGTCAACTTTACGGTGCCGACCGGGAATTTTGGAAATATATTGGCTGGCTACTATGCTAAGCAAATGGGCCTACCGATTGATCGCTTAGTCTGTGCCTCTAACGACAATACCGTCCTCTATGACTTCTTCAATAGCGGGACTTATGACCGCCGTCGCCCCTTTAAGTTGACCATCTCTCCATCAATGGATATTTTGGTCTCCAGTAACCTGGAACGACTCTTGTATTACGCTGTGGGTCAGGATAGTCAAGCGGTCAAAGACTTGATGGTTGCATTACAGGACGAAGGTCACTACCAATTAGGTCAAGAAGTGCAAGCGGCCTTTGATAGCTTTATTGGCGCTTATAGTGATGAAGCTGAAACCAGAGCAGAAATTGAGCGCGTTTACCAAGAGGACCGTTACCTCATGGACCCTCATACGGCCGTGGCTTCTGCCTGCCTAAGCAAGGTAAAGAACCAGTTAGCGGGAGCAAGCATCGTGGTATCAACCGCCAGCCCCTTCAAGTTCCCTGCTGCCGTTTTGGAATCGATCGATAAGGGCGATAGCCATTTGAGTGACTTAGAGCTCTTAGAGGCAGTACAAGTGGCCAATGGCTTGGACTATCCCCAAGCGATCCAAGCCATCCTTGAAGCGGACAGCCGGCCTGAACGGGTGATTGAAGTGGAGGAAATGGAAACAGTGGTAAGAGAGATTGCCAAAGGATAG
- a CDS encoding Crp/Fnr family transcriptional regulator: MSTSFIDYCLNHEKVINHTRQENYKKGDVIETIGTRITEIGIVDKGLLKTVNYSAEGKELNTTLFFTNSILLEYLYFNENLNYTYDLVVLRATTVTWIPAKLFKAIVFEDSLGMELYVHHLIERGLESQRIISCLNYPTIRERICYWIASKNSLEIGRSDIKPDMELPFTQEIFAKLIKVSRSSLNQELHLMEEEGFFKMTRKALTHINQEKIWDNL, encoded by the coding sequence ATGTCAACATCATTTATTGACTACTGTCTCAACCATGAGAAAGTCATTAATCACACTCGCCAGGAAAACTATAAAAAGGGCGATGTGATTGAGACCATTGGAACACGGATTACTGAAATTGGTATTGTCGATAAAGGCTTACTCAAAACAGTGAATTATTCGGCAGAAGGGAAGGAGTTAAACACCACACTCTTCTTTACCAATTCAATCCTATTGGAATACCTTTATTTTAACGAGAATTTAAACTATACCTATGATTTAGTGGTCTTACGAGCCACTACCGTTACCTGGATACCGGCAAAATTATTTAAAGCCATTGTTTTTGAAGACAGTTTGGGCATGGAGCTCTATGTCCACCACTTGATTGAGCGAGGCTTAGAATCCCAGCGGATTATTTCCTGCTTGAACTATCCTACTATTCGTGAACGGATTTGTTACTGGATTGCCTCCAAGAATTCTCTAGAAATTGGGCGGAGCGATATAAAACCCGATATGGAATTACCCTTCACCCAAGAAATTTTTGCCAAGTTAATCAAGGTCAGCCGGTCCAGTTTAAACCAAGAATTACACCTTATGGAAGAAGAGGGCTTCTTTAAAATGACGCGGAAAGCCCTGACCCATATTAATCAAGAGAAAATTTGGGATAACCTGTAA